The genomic DNA CATGTCAAATAAAGAGAAGTTTGAAGGATTTAAACAGAACTTACTTGCTGAAAATGAAAAGAAATACGGAAAAGAGATTCGTGAAAAGTATGGAAAAGAAACGGTAGAACAATCCAATGCCAAGTTAATGAACCTGTCTGAGGAGGACTATAAAAAGGTGACAACTTTAGAGCAACAAATAAGAGATGTTTTGGCTCAGGCTTTTACAAGTGGTGATCCCGCAGGTCCGCTTGCACAACAAGCAGCCGAGCTTCATAAGGAATGGCTTTGCTATTTTTGGCCATCGTACAGTAAAGAAGCACATGCTGGTCTTGCCCAAATGTACGTCGATGATGAAAGATTCACTGCCTACTACGATAAGGACCAACCTGGAACGACAGAGTTTTTACGTGATGCGATAGCCATTTATACAAAATAAGAGGAGGAGCGACTTGCCCCTCCTTTTTTTACAGCATGGACTTACCTTTCTATTAATAATTCAATCAACCAGCAATCACGAAACTCTCCTTCATGGAATTCATGCTTCGGAAGCAATTTTACTTTTTCAAATCCACATTTTTCGTAACATCTTATTGCCCTTTTATTACTAGCCTGTGGGTCCATTATGATTCTTGCAGCGCTCTTTTGCGTTGCTAAGTAATTAACCATTGTATGAATAAGAAGGGTTCCTATTCCTTTATTCCAGTAATCCGTTTCTCCAATAAATTGATCCATACCAAACGTCTTTACTTTCTCGTCTTCTACTGTATACGTTTGAATATATCCTATGGGCTTTTCTTCTAATGTAAAAATATATCGCGATAACCCTTCCTCTTCCAGAAAAAAAGTTTCCATTACTTTCTCTATTGTAAAAGGTTGATCTCTACCTTCGTAGTATTCTAGTACCGAAGGGTTTGAAAGCCATTTTGCTAAATGATTTGCATCTTCTTT from Robertmurraya sp. FSL R5-0851 includes the following:
- a CDS encoding MerR family transcriptional regulator; protein product: MEYTVQKLGQLAGISTRTLRYYDQIGLLQPSRVNSNGYRIYGQSEVNRLQQILFYKELGVSLDMIKEILSSSTFDAETALREHRLKLIEKKQQIETLICNVEKTIAESEGRMTMSNKEKFEGFKQNLLAENEKKYGKEIREKYGKETVEQSNAKLMNLSEEDYKKVTTLEQQIRDVLAQAFTSGDPAGPLAQQAAELHKEWLCYFWPSYSKEAHAGLAQMYVDDERFTAYYDKDQPGTTEFLRDAIAIYTK
- a CDS encoding GNAT family N-acetyltransferase, which codes for MEIKNAELTIRSLRKEDANHLAKWLSNPSVLEYYEGRDQPFTIEKVMETFFLEEEGLSRYIFTLEEKPIGYIQTYTVEDEKVKTFGMDQFIGETDYWNKGIGTLLIHTMVNYLATQKSAARIIMDPQASNKRAIRCYEKCGFEKVKLLPKHEFHEGEFRDCWLIELLIER